In one uncultured Devosia sp. genomic region, the following are encoded:
- a CDS encoding YafY family protein translates to MDKTERLFAVMDALRRHRRPVTAAALAEEQGVSVRTLYRDVQTLIGLGAPIDGEAGVGYMLKPGFFLPPLMFTPEELEALVLGARWVGAQPDDGLGLAAKNALAKIATASPEDLRDKINDTGLWPVAVWRQEKQPMPILGDVRQAMRTEKAMAIAYEDEQGNPSERVIWPVQLAYYDGKQVIAAWCCLRTAFRNFRTDRIVSLTVTEQRYGKRRAVLEREWRESWEHDPHWRAAPRD, encoded by the coding sequence ATGGACAAGACCGAACGCCTGTTTGCCGTCATGGACGCCCTGCGGCGCCACAGAAGGCCGGTCACCGCCGCAGCGCTCGCCGAGGAACAGGGTGTTTCCGTGCGAACGCTCTACCGCGACGTGCAGACGCTTATTGGCCTGGGCGCACCGATCGATGGCGAAGCGGGTGTTGGCTATATGCTGAAACCCGGCTTTTTCCTGCCGCCGCTGATGTTCACGCCCGAGGAGCTGGAAGCCCTGGTGCTGGGCGCGCGCTGGGTCGGAGCCCAGCCCGACGATGGCCTGGGTCTTGCGGCCAAGAATGCCCTGGCCAAGATTGCCACCGCTTCGCCGGAAGACCTGCGCGACAAGATCAATGATACCGGCCTATGGCCAGTCGCTGTCTGGCGGCAGGAAAAGCAGCCCATGCCGATCCTGGGCGATGTGCGCCAGGCCATGCGGACGGAAAAGGCCATGGCCATTGCCTATGAAGACGAGCAGGGCAATCCATCGGAACGCGTGATCTGGCCGGTGCAACTGGCCTATTATGACGGCAAGCAAGTGATTGCCGCCTGGTGTTGCCTGCGTACGGCCTTCCGCAATTTCCGCACCGATCGGATTGTCTCGCTCACCGTCACCGAACAGCGTTATGGCAAGCGTCGCGCCGTGCTGGAACGGGAATGGCGCGAAAGCTGGGAACACGATCCGCATTGGCGCGCGGCGCCGCGGGACTGA
- a CDS encoding DUF1294 domain-containing protein translates to MRKSGILVQWNNQGGYGFVREDEAGRDFYVHISTLAENHRPRIGDKLSFEIGKGRKGKPVAQAVTIVETTPAPQPTLRDMKPPAHISRFRLGLRTAAATLMTLLILWAIGMERAPVWIGLLYAAMGLGSALLYRFDKLYAMSGKYRVSENNLHLVDLCFGIIGGLAAQEVYRHKTVKPGFVAGTWAIALVHTLGLAALAFGWLHGVLT, encoded by the coding sequence ATGCGTAAGTCCGGTATACTGGTCCAGTGGAATAATCAGGGGGGGTATGGCTTTGTCCGCGAAGACGAAGCCGGACGGGATTTCTATGTCCATATCTCCACCCTGGCCGAAAATCACCGCCCCAGGATTGGCGACAAGCTCAGCTTCGAGATCGGCAAGGGCCGCAAAGGCAAGCCAGTCGCGCAGGCCGTGACCATCGTCGAGACGACACCTGCACCGCAGCCGACTCTTCGGGACATGAAGCCGCCGGCCCATATTTCACGCTTTCGCCTCGGCCTGCGCACCGCCGCAGCCACTTTGATGACCTTGCTGATCCTCTGGGCCATCGGCATGGAGCGTGCGCCGGTCTGGATCGGCCTGCTTTATGCTGCCATGGGCCTGGGCTCCGCGCTGCTCTACCGCTTCGACAAGCTCTATGCGATGAGCGGAAAATATCGCGTCAGCGAGAACAATCTTCACCTCGTGGATCTCTGCTTCGGCATTATCGGTGGTCTGGCCGCACAGGAAGTCTATCGCCACAAAACCGTCAAGCCCGGCTTTGTCGCCGGCACTTGGGCCATTGCGCTCGTCCATACGCTGGGCCTTGCCGCCCTGGCCTTCGGTTGGCTGCACGGCGTCCTGACCTGA
- a CDS encoding NUDIX hydrolase: MTQHHRISCGALIVRDETILLVRHFREGHHDFWAAPGGGVEGNEELAKAAEREVFEETGVNIVATRLAYIDEGWSDELRVLKFWFLADYMSGDINVGANPAEDESIVEAAWFPLDALPDGHVFPEPLRNRFSRDLAAGFPGAVKLPLRKLLF; encoded by the coding sequence ATGACCCAACACCACCGGATTTCCTGCGGCGCGCTGATCGTGCGCGACGAGACGATTTTGCTCGTCCGTCATTTTCGGGAAGGTCACCACGATTTCTGGGCGGCGCCGGGCGGTGGGGTAGAGGGCAATGAGGAATTGGCCAAGGCCGCCGAGCGCGAGGTTTTCGAGGAGACCGGCGTCAATATCGTGGCCACCCGTCTCGCCTATATCGACGAAGGCTGGAGCGACGAGCTGCGCGTGCTCAAATTCTGGTTCCTGGCCGACTATATGTCCGGCGACATCAATGTCGGCGCCAATCCGGCCGAGGATGAATCCATTGTCGAAGCGGCCTGGTTCCCCCTCGACGCCCTGCCCGATGGCCACGTCTTCCCCGAACCCCTGCGCAATCGCTTTTCCAGGGATCTCGCAGCTGGCTTTCCCGGCGCCGTGAAACTGCCCCTGCGCAAGCTGCTGTTTTAA
- a CDS encoding YifB family Mg chelatase-like AAA ATPase: MATRVSTVAFMGIEAVPVDVQVQIAPGKVMFVVVGLPDKAVKESSERVRAALHASGLGLPPKRITVNLAPADLPKEGSHYDLPIALGVMAAIGAIPQDALDGYLALGELGLDGRLTHVGGILPAAIAAQSRDLGLICATASGPEAAWAGADLDVVAVDSLLALANHLTGHQLAARPKAVRHLSNAALPDLADVRGQAVARRALEVAAAGGHNMLMIGPPGAGKSMLAQRLPSILPPLDPRELLDVSMIQSIAGELVNGALSDRRPFRAPHHSASMAALVGGGLKVRPGEVSLAHNGVLFLDELPEFAPSVLDSLRQPLESGETVIARANARVAYPSRVQLIAAMNPCKCGLAGTPGHVCRRGQACADDYQGRVSGPFLDRIDIRVDVPAVTAADMMAPIDRAESSAAVAERVALARDRQRARYAAMDQPAVLTNAAASSSLIESVVNPDRDSQTLLLQAAERFNLSARAYHRVLKVARTLADLGGMDKVARPHIAEALSYRLNFGMA; this comes from the coding sequence ATGGCGACGCGCGTCTCGACCGTGGCCTTCATGGGCATTGAGGCCGTGCCCGTCGACGTCCAGGTGCAGATCGCACCCGGCAAGGTGATGTTTGTCGTCGTCGGCCTGCCCGACAAGGCCGTCAAGGAATCGAGCGAGCGCGTCCGGGCTGCGCTTCACGCTTCCGGCCTTGGCCTTCCGCCCAAGCGCATCACCGTCAATCTGGCGCCCGCCGACCTGCCCAAGGAAGGCTCGCACTATGATCTACCGATTGCCTTGGGTGTCATGGCGGCCATCGGCGCCATCCCCCAGGATGCTCTGGATGGCTATCTGGCTCTGGGCGAGCTTGGCCTTGACGGCCGGCTCACCCATGTCGGCGGTATCCTGCCCGCTGCCATCGCCGCGCAGAGCCGCGACCTCGGCCTGATCTGTGCCACCGCCTCGGGTCCCGAGGCGGCCTGGGCTGGCGCAGACCTTGATGTCGTCGCCGTCGATAGCCTCCTGGCTTTGGCCAATCACCTGACCGGCCACCAGCTGGCCGCGCGTCCGAAAGCGGTCCGGCATCTCTCCAATGCCGCCCTGCCCGATCTTGCCGATGTCCGCGGTCAGGCCGTGGCGCGACGGGCGCTGGAAGTGGCGGCGGCAGGCGGCCACAACATGCTGATGATCGGCCCACCCGGCGCCGGAAAATCCATGCTGGCCCAGCGCCTGCCCTCAATTCTGCCGCCGCTTGATCCGCGTGAACTGCTCGATGTTTCGATGATCCAGTCGATTGCCGGCGAGTTGGTAAATGGCGCCCTCTCCGATCGCCGGCCTTTCCGCGCGCCGCATCATTCCGCCTCAATGGCAGCTCTGGTCGGCGGCGGCCTGAAGGTGCGGCCCGGCGAGGTGTCGCTGGCCCATAATGGCGTGCTGTTTCTCGACGAGCTGCCCGAATTTGCGCCCAGCGTACTCGATAGCCTCCGCCAGCCGCTCGAATCCGGTGAGACGGTCATTGCCCGTGCCAATGCGCGTGTTGCCTATCCCAGCCGGGTACAGCTGATCGCCGCCATGAACCCCTGCAAATGCGGTCTTGCCGGCACGCCCGGCCATGTTTGCCGGCGGGGTCAGGCCTGTGCCGACGACTATCAGGGTCGGGTCTCCGGTCCCTTCCTTGACCGCATCGATATCCGCGTCGATGTCCCGGCGGTGACGGCTGCCGACATGATGGCGCCCATCGATCGAGCAGAAAGCTCGGCCGCAGTTGCCGAGCGCGTTGCCTTGGCGCGTGATCGGCAGCGAGCGCGCTACGCCGCTATGGATCAGCCGGCCGTGCTGACCAACGCCGCCGCAAGCTCCAGCCTGATCGAGAGCGTCGTCAATCCCGATCGCGACAGCCAGACGCTGCTGCTGCAGGCGGCCGAGCGATTCAATCTGTCCGCCCGCGCCTATCATCGTGTGCTCAAGGTGGCGCGAACGCTTGCCGATCTCGGCGGGATGGATAAGGTCGCCCGACCTCATATCGCCGAAGCCCTGTCCTATCGGCTCAATTTCGGAATGGCCTGA
- a CDS encoding GH25 family lysozyme produces MRISLPFPSFSTIAKGTMTALLAAVLVACSSGGGLYGPIQGDNRPHSGVDRARGMPIQGIDVARYQENVDFRKAFQSGIHFIFMKATEGKDYIDPNFRTNWVRAREAGMPRGAYHFMTWCSTAAEQAAWFISQVPNDPDALPPVLDLEWNNHSSCKVKPSRADALEKIRYMLTAMEQHTGKLPIIYTDMNFHRDILENEPFPNAFWLRSTASEVHERYSNRTWTFWQWTQTGVVPGVRGEVDRNAFYGGQNEWIQFLLTGCDPRAIASLGPSGRCQSAK; encoded by the coding sequence ATGCGTATCAGCCTGCCTTTTCCCTCGTTCTCGACGATCGCAAAAGGCACGATGACGGCATTGCTTGCCGCCGTGCTGGTGGCCTGCTCCTCGGGCGGCGGTCTTTATGGTCCGATCCAGGGCGACAATCGTCCGCATTCGGGCGTTGACCGGGCACGCGGCATGCCGATCCAGGGTATCGACGTGGCGCGCTACCAGGAAAATGTCGATTTCCGGAAGGCCTTCCAGTCGGGCATCCATTTCATCTTCATGAAGGCGACCGAGGGCAAGGACTATATCGACCCCAATTTCCGCACCAATTGGGTGCGGGCGCGCGAAGCGGGCATGCCGCGCGGCGCCTATCACTTCATGACCTGGTGCTCCACTGCCGCAGAACAGGCAGCATGGTTCATCAGTCAGGTGCCCAATGATCCCGATGCGCTGCCGCCGGTGCTGGATCTCGAATGGAACAACCATTCGAGCTGCAAGGTGAAGCCGAGCCGCGCCGACGCACTGGAAAAGATCCGCTACATGCTGACCGCCATGGAACAGCACACCGGCAAGCTGCCGATCATCTATACCGACATGAACTTCCACCGCGATATTCTGGAAAACGAGCCCTTCCCCAATGCCTTCTGGCTGCGCTCGACGGCGTCCGAAGTGCATGAGCGCTATTCCAACCGCACTTGGACCTTCTGGCAGTGGACGCAGACGGGCGTGGTGCCGGGCGTGCGCGGCGAAGTGGATCGCAATGCCTTTTATGGCGGGCAGAACGAATGGATTCAGTTCCTTCTCACCGGCTGCGATCCGCGCGCCATCGCTTCGCTGGGACCGTCGGGCCGCTGCCAGTCAGCCAAATAG
- a CDS encoding MarC family protein codes for MPTTTFFVAFATLFATVGVADIAFIFAALTKHNTAKQRFAFATRGVIIAGVILLLFGVLGNAILGVFGITIPALRTAGGLLLFLIAIDMVFARHSGGTGTTDEEEVEARQRDDIAVFPLAMPLLAGPGAISAVILLTTGAESTPEFWAVLVAVVVILFLAWLTLLVAIPIQRLLGVTGLAVVSRVVGILLAALAVQFVFDGIRTSGLLGHVAG; via the coding sequence ATGCCCACAACCACATTCTTCGTCGCCTTTGCGACCCTGTTTGCCACCGTGGGTGTGGCTGATATTGCCTTCATCTTTGCTGCGCTGACCAAGCACAACACGGCTAAGCAGCGATTTGCCTTTGCCACCCGTGGCGTCATCATCGCCGGGGTGATCCTTCTGCTCTTCGGCGTATTGGGCAATGCAATCCTCGGCGTCTTCGGCATTACCATCCCGGCCCTGCGGACGGCCGGTGGCCTTCTGCTCTTCCTGATCGCCATCGACATGGTCTTTGCCCGCCACTCCGGCGGCACGGGCACGACCGACGAGGAAGAGGTGGAGGCCCGCCAGCGCGACGATATCGCGGTTTTCCCGCTCGCCATGCCCCTGCTGGCCGGCCCTGGCGCGATCAGTGCCGTGATCCTGCTGACCACTGGCGCCGAATCGACGCCCGAGTTCTGGGCCGTGCTGGTTGCAGTGGTGGTAATCCTATTTCTCGCTTGGCTGACGCTGCTGGTCGCCATTCCCATCCAGCGCCTGCTTGGCGTCACCGGTCTTGCTGTGGTGTCGCGCGTCGTGGGCATCCTGCTCGCGGCGCTTGCGGTGCAGTTTGTCTTTGACGGCATCCGGACCAGCGGTCTTTTGGGGCACGTCGCCGGCTAA
- a CDS encoding DUF2283 domain-containing protein — translation MTPRVTYDPESNAAYIRLSPERVEESEEVSAGIVLDYDAEGRIVGMEVLDARAHLSADLLEKAA, via the coding sequence ATGACCCCAAGAGTGACTTACGACCCCGAGTCCAATGCCGCCTATATCCGGCTTTCTCCCGAGCGGGTCGAGGAAAGTGAAGAGGTGTCTGCGGGCATCGTCCTCGATTACGACGCTGAAGGACGCATTGTCGGCATGGAAGTGTTGGACGCGAGGGCACATCTCTCCGCCGACTTGCTGGAGAAAGCCGCCTAG
- a CDS encoding DUF4258 domain-containing protein, producing MNKPVVYTQHAQQALAERELDLSWVERVIRAPQWREADPDPAVTRYFGAVPERGGRYLRVACVENDENIRIVSAFLDRRARPR from the coding sequence ATGAACAAGCCCGTGGTCTATACGCAGCATGCACAACAGGCCTTGGCGGAGCGGGAACTTGATCTTTCGTGGGTCGAGCGAGTAATACGCGCACCGCAGTGGAGAGAAGCCGACCCCGATCCAGCAGTAACGCGCTATTTTGGTGCGGTGCCCGAGCGAGGTGGTCGCTACCTGCGCGTTGCCTGCGTGGAAAATGATGAAAACATCCGTATAGTGTCAGCGTTTCTGGATCGCCGAGCGAGGCCAAGATGA
- the gshB gene encoding glutathione synthase: MTLKVAVQMDHVATINPLGDSTFAMMLEAQARGHELLHYTPDTLALRGHTVSALAQPITVADKPKGEHFTLGEARRVDLSTQEVVLMRQDPPFDMNYITITHLLEKLHPKTLVVNPPATVRNAPEKILVTDFPELMPPTLVTRDRQMIHDFRKEHGNIIVKPLYGNGGAGVFFLQEGDHNLASLLELFEANYREPFMIQKYLPDVRKGDKRIIIIDGEPVAGLNRIPAEGEARSNMHVGGRPELSPLTEREKEICATIAPALKERDMIFVGIDVIGNYLTEINVTSPTGIREIKRFGGPDIAVMIWDAIEKRRA, encoded by the coding sequence ATGACGCTCAAAGTCGCGGTCCAGATGGACCATGTCGCCACCATCAATCCCCTGGGCGACTCTACCTTCGCCATGATGCTGGAGGCACAGGCGCGCGGCCATGAGCTGCTGCATTACACGCCCGATACCCTGGCCCTGCGCGGCCACACGGTCTCGGCCCTGGCCCAGCCCATTACCGTGGCTGACAAGCCCAAGGGCGAACATTTCACGCTGGGTGAAGCCCGTCGCGTCGATCTGTCGACCCAGGAGGTGGTGCTGATGCGCCAGGATCCGCCCTTCGACATGAACTATATCACCATCACGCATCTGCTCGAAAAGCTGCACCCCAAGACGCTGGTGGTGAACCCGCCGGCCACGGTCCGCAATGCGCCCGAAAAGATCCTCGTCACCGACTTTCCGGAATTGATGCCGCCGACCCTTGTGACGCGCGATCGCCAGATGATCCATGACTTCCGCAAGGAGCATGGCAATATCATCGTCAAGCCGCTCTACGGCAATGGTGGGGCCGGCGTCTTCTTCCTCCAGGAAGGCGACCACAATCTGGCTTCGCTTCTCGAACTCTTCGAGGCCAACTACCGCGAACCCTTCATGATCCAGAAATACCTGCCCGACGTGCGTAAGGGCGACAAGCGGATCATCATCATCGATGGCGAGCCAGTGGCCGGCCTCAACCGCATTCCTGCCGAGGGAGAGGCGCGCTCCAACATGCATGTGGGCGGCCGCCCCGAGCTTTCCCCGCTCACCGAGCGCGAGAAGGAAATCTGTGCTACCATCGCCCCGGCGCTCAAGGAACGCGACATGATTTTCGTCGGCATCGACGTCATCGGCAACTATCTCACCGAGATCAATGTCACCTCCCCCACCGGCATTCGCGAGATCAAGCGCTTCGGCGGGCCTGATATTGCCGTCATGATCTGGGATGCCATCGAAAAGCGCCGCGCCTGA
- a CDS encoding YraN family protein, whose amino-acid sequence MPPSPSRTKSKARIKAYLGGHRGESLAAWYLRLKFYRILARRYKTPVGEIDLIASHFGVTVFVEVKARTSARDELATLESINHRRILAAADYWLARHPRKANGDMRFDVIFLAHGHWPRHISNAFDAS is encoded by the coding sequence ATGCCGCCCTCGCCCTCAAGGACCAAAAGTAAGGCCCGCATCAAAGCCTATCTTGGTGGCCACCGCGGCGAATCGCTGGCCGCCTGGTATCTGCGCCTCAAATTCTACCGCATCCTCGCGCGTCGCTACAAAACCCCGGTCGGGGAAATCGACCTGATCGCCTCTCACTTTGGCGTCACCGTCTTTGTCGAGGTGAAGGCCAGGACCAGCGCAAGGGACGAGCTGGCGACGCTTGAATCCATCAATCACCGTCGCATCCTTGCTGCAGCCGACTATTGGCTGGCGCGGCACCCGAGGAAAGCCAATGGCGACATGCGTTTTGACGTGATTTTCCTTGCACATGGCCACTGGCCGCGCCACATCTCCAACGCCTTCGATGCCAGCTGA
- the rsmI gene encoding 16S rRNA (cytidine(1402)-2'-O)-methyltransferase, with the protein MTETNSGYFIAGTSFNAPPLAPGLYVVATPIGNLRDITIRALETLAAASTVLCEDTRMSARLLDHYGIKGRRMALHEHNERAKAEEIVNRIAAGEAIALISDAGTPLLSDPGFPLIRALAEAGQPVYPIPGASALLSALVVAGLPTDAFAFHGFLPNKAGARGNAIKALSDSRETMVFYESPRRLDDTLAAMAEIWGERQAAVALELTKRFERVYRGTLAQLAAQFADDETRGEAVIVVAGAAEPAAPDEADWKADLVKAMADQPLRAAVDEVAARFGLKRKEVYDAALALKDQK; encoded by the coding sequence ATGACTGAAACCAATTCGGGCTATTTCATCGCCGGCACGAGTTTCAATGCGCCGCCGCTGGCGCCGGGCCTTTACGTCGTGGCGACCCCGATCGGCAATCTGCGCGACATCACCATCCGGGCGCTGGAAACTCTGGCCGCCGCCTCGACCGTGCTCTGCGAGGACACCCGCATGTCAGCGCGCCTGCTCGATCATTATGGGATAAAGGGCCGGCGCATGGCGCTGCACGAGCACAACGAGCGGGCCAAGGCCGAGGAGATCGTCAATCGCATTGCCGCAGGTGAAGCCATTGCACTGATCTCCGATGCCGGCACGCCGCTGCTCTCCGATCCGGGCTTTCCGCTGATCCGGGCACTGGCCGAAGCCGGCCAGCCGGTCTATCCCATTCCGGGCGCCTCGGCCCTGCTCTCGGCCCTGGTCGTCGCCGGCCTGCCCACCGACGCCTTCGCCTTCCATGGCTTCCTGCCCAACAAGGCCGGCGCGCGGGGCAATGCCATCAAGGCGCTGAGCGATTCACGTGAAACCATGGTCTTCTACGAAAGCCCGCGCCGCCTTGATGACACCTTAGCTGCCATGGCCGAAATATGGGGCGAGCGGCAGGCGGCTGTGGCGCTGGAACTGACCAAGCGCTTCGAGCGCGTCTATCGCGGCACGTTGGCCCAACTTGCCGCTCAATTCGCCGATGACGAAACCAGGGGCGAGGCCGTAATCGTCGTGGCCGGCGCCGCCGAACCGGCTGCGCCAGACGAAGCCGACTGGAAGGCCGATCTGGTCAAGGCCATGGCCGACCAGCCGCTGCGTGCTGCCGTCGATGAAGTTGCCGCCCGATTCGGGCTCAAACGCAAGGAGGTCTATGATGCCGCCCTCGCCCTCAAGGACCAAAAGTAA
- a CDS encoding penicillin-binding protein activator — translation MRRNSHRIFKALCAMALLGLAGCSPLQLGSRTLDFSGFGGNRFDNGSANPGPITPSTMPTSAAQRFGRGPVQVALLLPLSGDQATASVGQSLANASRLAIQFVEANPNIAENITITLRDTGTSVQGATAATSAAVSEGAKLILGPLRADQVTAAGSVARSSGIPLIGFSNNPVAAGPGVYLLSVLPETEMKRSFGWLKAQGRRGIAGAFPATEFGQAQEMAFRQQAAAAGFSPHAVYTFSSANETQQIVNQAMALIRAGTIDTLFLPDRATAPAFGALLAQAGVPANRLQVMGSADWEGDPAIANAPGLAGAVYPAVDPTGMNAIRADYQRQFGSQPHALATIAYTATILANVNTLSMANPPYNPGLMTNAQGFNGRDGVFRFQGNGKADYALVLKKVGPGGGQIVEGARL, via the coding sequence ATGCGTCGCAACTCTCATCGCATATTCAAGGCCCTTTGCGCCATGGCGCTGCTTGGTCTTGCCGGCTGTTCGCCGCTGCAGCTCGGCTCGCGCACGCTCGACTTTTCCGGCTTCGGCGGCAATCGCTTCGACAATGGCTCCGCTAATCCCGGCCCAATCACGCCCTCGACCATGCCGACCAGCGCAGCGCAACGTTTCGGGCGTGGGCCGGTTCAGGTGGCTCTGCTGCTGCCGCTGTCGGGCGATCAGGCCACCGCCAGCGTCGGACAATCCCTTGCCAATGCCAGTCGGCTGGCGATCCAGTTTGTCGAAGCCAATCCCAATATCGCCGAGAATATCACCATCACCCTGCGCGATACGGGCACCAGCGTGCAAGGGGCGACCGCCGCCACGAGCGCGGCGGTCAGCGAGGGGGCCAAGCTGATCCTGGGGCCGCTTCGGGCTGATCAGGTCACCGCCGCCGGCTCGGTGGCCCGCAGTTCGGGCATTCCGCTGATCGGCTTTTCCAACAATCCGGTCGCAGCAGGGCCGGGGGTCTATCTGCTCAGCGTGCTGCCGGAAACGGAAATGAAGCGGTCCTTCGGCTGGCTCAAGGCGCAGGGGCGGCGCGGCATTGCCGGGGCCTTTCCGGCGACCGAATTCGGCCAGGCACAGGAGATGGCCTTCCGCCAGCAGGCCGCCGCAGCAGGCTTTTCGCCCCATGCGGTCTATACATTCTCCTCGGCCAACGAGACGCAGCAGATCGTCAATCAGGCGATGGCTCTGATCAGGGCCGGCACGATCGATACGCTTTTTCTGCCAGATCGCGCGACCGCGCCAGCCTTCGGCGCCCTATTGGCGCAGGCCGGCGTTCCGGCGAACAGGCTGCAAGTGATGGGGTCGGCGGATTGGGAAGGCGATCCGGCAATCGCCAATGCGCCAGGCCTCGCGGGGGCCGTCTATCCGGCGGTGGACCCAACGGGAATGAATGCCATCCGCGCAGACTACCAGCGTCAGTTCGGCAGCCAGCCACACGCGCTGGCGACCATTGCCTATACGGCGACGATCCTCGCCAATGTGAACACGCTTTCGATGGCCAATCCGCCCTACAACCCCGGACTGATGACCAATGCCCAAGGCTTCAACGGCCGCGACGGGGTGTTCCGCTTCCAGGGCAATGGCAAGGCCGACTATGCGCTGGTGCTGAAGAAAGTCGGCCCCGGTGGCGGTCAAATCGTGGAGGGGGCGAGGCTTTAG
- the hemW gene encoding radical SAM family heme chaperone HemW produces MSNPNDMFGVYVHWPFCASKCPYCDFNSHVHRGPFDEIDYVSAYEREIETMAALTPGRKVQSVFFGGGTPSLMHPQSTGRILDAIAKHWTMDSRAEITLEANPTSVEVDRFRGYRAAGVNRVSLGVQSLRENPLAELGRRHSVDEAVAAVRIAQSVFDRSSFDLIYGRPKQTLEDWEDELKEGLWLAQGHISLYMLTIEQGTRYFDLHQAGKLKMPDEDLAADFYELTHELTSAAGLPAYEISNHARPGQESSHNMLYWRYGEYAGIGPGAHGRLMINNQRHATAAEKMPFDWQKKVKTSGHGMVVDDVLTWEEQGDEFLVMGLRLKEGISPARFTAISGRQISRTQIDALKGYGFVETLPNGNIRVTDKGFPVLDAVVADLAA; encoded by the coding sequence ATGAGTAACCCCAACGACATGTTCGGGGTCTACGTGCATTGGCCGTTCTGCGCGTCCAAATGCCCCTATTGCGATTTCAACTCCCACGTTCATCGCGGCCCGTTCGACGAGATCGACTACGTCTCCGCCTATGAGCGCGAGATCGAGACCATGGCCGCGCTGACGCCCGGCCGCAAGGTTCAGTCGGTCTTCTTCGGCGGCGGCACGCCCTCGCTGATGCATCCGCAGTCGACCGGCCGCATCCTCGATGCCATCGCCAAACACTGGACGATGGATTCCAGGGCTGAAATCACGCTCGAAGCCAATCCGACCAGCGTCGAGGTTGATCGTTTCCGCGGCTATCGCGCTGCCGGCGTCAATCGTGTTTCGCTGGGTGTGCAATCTTTGCGCGAAAATCCGCTGGCCGAGCTCGGCCGCCGTCACTCGGTGGACGAAGCCGTCGCCGCCGTCCGCATTGCCCAGTCGGTGTTTGATCGTTCGAGCTTTGACCTGATCTATGGCCGTCCCAAGCAGACGCTTGAAGATTGGGAAGACGAGCTCAAGGAAGGCCTTTGGCTCGCCCAGGGCCATATCAGCCTCTATATGCTGACCATCGAGCAGGGCACGCGCTATTTCGACCTGCATCAGGCCGGCAAGCTCAAGATGCCCGACGAAGATCTGGCGGCCGACTTCTACGAGCTGACCCATGAGTTGACCTCGGCTGCGGGACTGCCCGCCTACGAGATTTCCAACCACGCTCGTCCCGGCCAGGAATCCAGCCACAACATGCTCTACTGGCGCTATGGCGAATATGCCGGCATCGGGCCGGGCGCCCATGGCCGGCTGATGATCAACAACCAGCGCCACGCCACCGCTGCCGAGAAAATGCCCTTCGACTGGCAGAAGAAGGTCAAGACCAGCGGCCACGGCATGGTGGTCGACGATGTGCTGACCTGGGAAGAACAGGGCGACGAATTCCTCGTCATGGGCCTGCGGCTCAAGGAGGGCATTTCCCCTGCCCGTTTCACCGCGATTTCGGGCCGCCAGATTTCCCGCACGCAGATCGATGCGCTCAAGGGCTATGGCTTCGTCGAAACCCTGCCCAATGGCAACATCCGCGTCACCGACAAGGGTTTTCCGGTACTCGACGCCGTCGTGGCCGATCTCGCGGCCTAA
- a CDS encoding non-canonical purine NTP pyrophosphatase: MTAIAKLRAGDRLVLATHNAGKLKEFQELFAPFGLELTSAGELGLPEPEENGTTFEENARTKAHAAAKASGMLALSDDSGLCVDALNGDPGVYTADWAGVPRDFNHAMKRVEDALQAANATSPGLRKASFNATLCLAHPDGRDVIYAGRCDGTLVWPPRGAQGHGYDPMFMPNGYDITFGQMAAEAKHSWAPGQQGLSHRARAFAKFVEQQIDQA, from the coding sequence ATGACCGCCATTGCCAAGCTCCGCGCCGGTGACCGCCTGGTTCTGGCCACCCACAATGCCGGCAAGCTCAAGGAATTCCAGGAACTGTTCGCGCCCTTCGGGCTGGAGCTGACCTCGGCTGGCGAACTGGGCCTGCCCGAGCCGGAAGAAAATGGCACCACATTCGAAGAGAACGCCCGCACCAAGGCCCATGCCGCCGCCAAGGCCTCCGGCATGCTGGCGCTGAGCGATGATTCCGGCCTCTGCGTCGATGCGCTCAATGGCGATCCCGGCGTCTACACGGCCGATTGGGCCGGCGTGCCGCGCGATTTCAACCACGCCATGAAGCGCGTCGAAGATGCCTTGCAGGCTGCCAATGCGACCTCGCCTGGCCTGCGCAAGGCCTCGTTCAATGCCACGTTGTGCCTCGCCCATCCCGATGGCCGCGACGTCATTTACGCTGGTCGCTGCGATGGCACCCTGGTCTGGCCGCCGCGTGGGGCGCAGGGCCATGGCTACGACCCCATGTTCATGCCCAATGGCTATGACATCACCTTTGGCCAGATGGCGGCCGAGGCCAAGCATAGCTGGGCCCCCGGCCAGCAGGGCCTGAGCCACCGCGCCCGCGCCTTTGCAAAGTTCGTGGAGCAGCAGATTGACCAGGCATGA